The Pseudomonas sp. SCB32 DNA window CCCGGCGCTGTTGCGCACCTTGGTCAGCACACCCCGGCTGTGCAGGTAGCGAACGATCTCGTTGATGCGCTCGCCGTCCGGGCGCTGGTACTGGTCGCCTTCGAGGCTGTTGAAGGGGATCAGGTTGAGGACGCCGAACTTGCCCTTGAGCAGGCGCAGGATGCCGTCGAGCTCGTCCTGGCTGTCGTTGATGCCCTTGAGCAGCGTCCACTGGTACTGGATGGGGTAGCCGACCTGCCGGGCATAGGTTTCGCCCAGCTCCACCAGTTCGTCCGGGCTGAGCTTCGGCGCGCGCGGCAGCAGTTGCTCGCGCAATTCGGCATTGCTGGTGTGCAGCGAGAGCGCCAGCGCCGGTTTGATCCGCTGCTGCGGCAGGCGCTCGAACACGCGCGGGTCGCCCACGGTGGAGAACACCAGGTTCTTGTGGCCGATGCCGCCGTCGGTGCCGAGGCGATCGATGGCCTCGAGCACGTTGTCGAGGTTGTGCGCCGGCTCGCCCATGCCCATGAACACCACGCGATTCACCGCTCGGATGCGACGAGCCAGCACCACCTGGGCAAGGATTTCCATGGCGCTCACCTGGCGCAGCAGGCCGCTCTTGCCGGTCATGCAGAACAGGCAGCCCACCGCGCAACCGACCTGGCTGGACACGCACACGCCGCCGCGCGGCAGCAGCACGCTCTCCACCATCTGGCCGTCGCGCAGCTGCACCAGCAGGCGCTCGGAGCCGTCCGCGCCGGGGTGGCGGGAATGCAGGCGGGCCAGCTGCGCAAGTTCGGCGGCGATGTCCGCCACGCCGTTGCGTACGGTGAGCGGCAGGAAGTCTTCACTGGCCTGGCGCTTCGTGCCGCTGTCCAGCGCCCTGCCCTGCAGCCAGGCGCGCAGCATCCGGGCGCGGTGCAGGGGCAGCGCTCCGAGATCGGCGAGGCGTTGGTCGAGGTCGGTGTAGTGCATGGGGCGCGCATGCTACCACCGGCAGGGTTCGCGGCGTAGCGCAGGCTGTCGCCGGGCTCGCCACTGGAGGGATGGGCGCGGCGATGCTAGGGTCAGGTTCTGCAATTGCCCATCGCAACAGGATGTTCGCCATGCGCCTGACCGGCCTCCTCACTCTCAGCTGCTCGCTCACCCTTTCCAGCATTCCTCCGGCCAGCGCCGCCATGGCGCCGGACTTCGACGCCAAGGTGCAGAAGGCCGCCGAGGCGGTGATGCGCGAGAACGGCATCACCGGACTGGCGATCGGCGTCACCGATAACGGCGAGCAGCGCTTCTATAACTTCGGCCTGGCCTCCCGCGAGAATCACCAGCCGGTCACCAGCGACACGCTGTTCGAGGTCGGCTCGATCAGCAAGACCTTCACCGTGACCCTCGCCGCCTTCGCCCAGGCCGCCGGCAAGCTGTCGCTCAAGGACAGCCCCACCCACTACATGCCGGAGCTGCGAGGCAGCGCGCTGGACAAGGTCAGCCTGATCAACCTCGCCACCCACACCGCCGGCGGCTTCCCACTGCAGATTCCCGACGCGGTGCAAACGCCGGAGCAGCTCACCCAGTACTACAACGACTGGCAGCCGCAGTACCTCGCCGGCAGCCAGCGCACCTACGCCAATCCCAGCATCGCCCTGGTCGGCTTCGCCACCGAGCGGGCGCTCGACATGCCGTTCAAGACGGCGATGCAACGCAACGTGTTCGCCCCGCTGGGCCTCTCCAACACCCACATCGAGGTGCCGGTGACCCGCCAGGGTTACTACGCACAGGGCTACGACAAGGACGACGCGCCGGTGCGGATCAATCCCGACGTGCTGGCCGACGTGGCCTATGGCGTGCGCACCAGCAGCCGCGACCTGCTGCACTTCGTGGAGATCCAGTTGGGCCGGGTCAAGCTGGGGGAAAAGCTGCAGGCTGCGCTCGACGCCACCCGCACCGGCTACTACAAGGTCGGCCCGATGACCCAGGACCTGATATGGGAACAGTACGCCTACCCACCACGCCTGGAAGAGCTGCAGCAGTACAACGGCAGCCAGATGGTCCAGGGCAGCCAGCCAGTCACCGCGATCGACCCGCCGCTGCCACCGCAACAGAAGGTCTGGGTGAACAAGACCGGCGCCACCGCCGGCTTCGGCGCCTACGTGGCCTTCGTACCGGCGAAGCAGCGCGGCATCGTGCTGCTCGCCAACCGCAACTACCCCAACGACGCGCGAGTGAAGCTGGCCTGGGACATTCTCTCGCGGCTGCAGTGAGCTCAGGCGTCGGCCTGGGCCTTGAGGAACAGCGCGAACAATTCCGGCTGTGACTTGATATTCAGCTTGGCGTAGATGTGCCGGCGGTGGACCTTCACCGTCTCGGCCGAGATGTCCAGCTTGTTCGCCACTTCCTTGTTCGAGCAGCCGCCGAGCATCAGGCGGATCACGTCCAGCTCGCGGGCGGTCAGCGGCGTACCCAGGCGCGCCATCGCCGCCTCCAGATCGCCCTGCCAGCGCGGTGCCTGGCGCGGTGCCTGCTCAACCATGGCGCCCTCGAAGAACAGGCGCTGGCGCATCAGCCCGGCAACCCACGGCCGGATCAGCTCCAGAAGCGCGATCTGCTCCACCGTGAAGCGCCGCCGGCTGCCCAGCGACAGGCACAGTGTGCGCGTGTCGTCGAGCTGCACGTTGTACTGCACCTCGTCCTCCTTGACGTTGCGATCGAAGTACAGCCGGTAGTACTCGGTCTGGCGGAAGCGCTCGGGGGCCACCTCGGACAGGCGGAACAACCCGCTTCCAGGCCTCTCGCGGTTGGCGACATAGAACGGGTCGAGCAGGTACAGGCCTTTGATGTAGTCGTGGAACAGCGGATCGGGCGACTCCCCTTCGTAGGGGCTCTCGGCAAACAGGTAGGGCCGGCCATCGCTGAACAGTAGCGCCACCCAGTTATCCAGCGGCACGTACTCATCCAGTATCCGCGCCAGCGCAGGCCAGAAGCCGGGCCGGTCGAGCGACTCGACCAGCTGCCCCACCGACCGGTGCCAGGCCACATCCGCAAGGCTCAGGTTCATCCGCATACCCCCCGGGGTTAACTACTCGACGTGATAGGAAATCCTTAAGCGAAACGCATACTTGCATTGCCTCCGGGGCCTTGTCACTGGCCTTGGCGGAGTCCTCTCGAACAACAACAAGGCCCGACAATGAAACTCGAATTGGTACAGATGACAGGCCGCGACGGCGACACTGCGCACAACCTGCAGCGCATCCTCAAGGCCATCGCCACCTGCGCGCCGGACACCGATCTGGTGGTTTTCCACGAGTCGCAGATCACCGGCTTCCTCGATGCCGGCAACATCGCCGCCAACGCCGAGCCCCTCGACGGCCCGAGCGTGTGCGCCATCGCCCAGGCCGCCCGCGACCATGAGGTCGCCGTGGTGGTCGGACTGATCGAGAACGACGGCGGACGCTTCTACAACACCACGTTGTTCATCGCGCCGGAGGGCATCCTGGCGCGCTACCGCAAGACCCACCTGTGGATCTCCGAACCCGGCCTGGTGGAGCCCGGCGATCGCTACGTGACCTTCCCATGGCGCGGCGTGCGCATCGGCCTGCTGATCTGCTTCGACGCCGAGTTCCCCGAGACCGCCCGCGCCATGGCCGAGCTGGGCGCCCAACTGATCCTGGTCACCGACGGCAACATGGAGCCCTACGGCCACGTGCATCGCACCTCCATCGCCGCCCGCGCGCAGGAGAACCAGGTGTTCGCCGTGGTGGTGAACCGCGTGGGCAGCGGCGACGACGACCTGACCTTCGCCGGCGGCAGCGCCGCGTTCGATCCTTTCGGCCACCTGCTGTTCGAAGCCGGGCGCGAGGAATGCCGGCACAGCGTCGAGCTGGACTTCACCCGGCTCGCCGCCGCCCGCGAGTTGTACGACTATCAGCGGGAGAAACGCTTCCGCCTGCCGGGTGAGCGCATCGAGCACGCCGACGGCCGCCGCGAACTGCTGATTCCCTGAAACGAGCCGCCCTTTGCCGGTTGCAACCTGCCCATAACAATTCCAATGAAAACCGTCGGCGCTCCCCACGGAGCGCCGGCCAGGAGCATCCCATGAAAGTCCCGCGATTACTGGCACTGGCGTTGGCCAGTCTGATCGGTGCGCCGCTGTCCGGCGCCTGGGCCGCCGACGGCCCCACCGTGCACCTGTACAACTGGTACGACTTCATCGCCCCCGAAACGCCCAAGGAATTCCAGCAGGAAAGCGGCATCACCCCGGTGCTGGACGTGTTCGACAACGCCGAGGTGATGCAGAGCAAGCTGATGGCCGGGCGCACCGGCTACGACGTGGTGGTGATCAGTGGCGACGTCATGCCCAACCTGATCAAGGCCGGCGTACTGCAGGAACTGGACCGCGCCAAGTTGCCGAACTGGCCGCACCTGGACCCGGAAGTGCTCGCCACCCTGCAGAAGAACGACCCCGGCAACCGTTATGGCGCGCCCTACCTCTGGGGCACCACCGGCATCGGCTACGACGTCGACAAGATTCACGAGCTGTTCGGCGACCAGGCGCCGGTGAACACCTGGGACCTGATCTTCAAGGAAGAGAACATCGCCAAGCTCAGCCAGTGTGGCGTCGCCATGCTCGACTCGCCGACGGAGATCGTCTCCATCGCCCTGCACTACCTGGGCCTGCCGCCCAACAGCCAGAACCCCGACGACTACCGCAAGGCCGAGGAGCTGCTGCTGAAGATCCGCCCCTACGTGCGCTACTTCGACTCCTCGAAGTTCATCACTGACCTGGCCAACGGCAACACCTGCGCGGTGGTCGGCTGGGAAGGCGGGGTGTTCGATGCGCGGCTCACCGCCGAGCGCGCCGGCAATGGCCGCAAGATCGCCTACAGCATCCCCCGCGAAGGCGCGCCGGTGTGGGTGGAAAGCTTCGTGCTGCTCAAGGACGCCCCGCACCCCGAGCAGGGCCTGAGCTTCATCGACTACATGCTGCGCCCGCAGGTGATCGCCAAGAGTTCCGACTACGTCGGCTACCCCAACGCCAACCGCGACGCCACCACGCTGGTGAATGCGAAGCTGCGCGACGACCCCGGCGCCTACCCGTCGAAAGAGGTGATGGCCACGCTGTTCCCCCTCGAACCCCTGCCGCTGAAGGCGGAGCGAGTGCGCACCCGGGTGTGGAGCAAGGTCAAGACCGGCACCTGAGCCGTTCCATCATTGCCGCTGATAATTTCCATCGAGACGCGGGTACTGATCCCTGGCGGGCGATCCTGTTAGCGTTGTGCCCTGACAGTATCCGCCACCACAGGACCAGTGCCTTGCCCCGCATCCCCTTGCAGCGTGCCCCCATCGGCGACTACAGCCACTCCCCGCAAGCGCGCGGTGGCCGCTTCCACAACCTCACGCCACGCCCGGCGCAGATGCCCGAGCCGAATGCGAAGGTGCTGTGGGACGTGCTGTTCAACAAACCGAAGAACACCGTGCCGCACGCGCCGGTGCCGGTGCGCGCCCTCAGCCGTACCGAGCTGGACTACGCCCCGGACCGCAGCCTGTACCGCCTCGGCCACTCGACCCTGCTGCTGAAACTGCGCGGCGGCTGGTGGCTGACCGACCCGGTGTTTTCCGAGCGCGCCTCGCCCTTATCCTTCGCCGGCCCCAGGCGCTTCCACGCACCGCCCATTGCCCTGGAAGACCTGCCGCCGATCCGTGGCGTGATCCTCTCCCACGACCATTACGACCACCTCGACCGCGCCACCATCCAGGTGTTGACCGAGCGCGCCGAGGTCTTCATCACTCCGCTTGGCGTCGGCGACAGGCTGATCGACTGGGGCGTACCGGCGGACAAGGTGAAACAGCTCGACTGGTGGCAGAACATCCAGGTGGATGGCCTGTGCCTGACCGCCACACCCGCGCAGCACTTCTCCGGCCGCGGCCTGCGCGACGGCAACCGTACGCTCTGGTGCTCCTGGGTGATCGAGGACGAACGCCTGCGCATCTTCTTCAGCGGCGACACCGGCTACTTCGACGGCTTCGCCGAGATCGGCCGGCGCTTCGGTTCATTCGACCTGACGCTGATGGAAACCGGCGCCTACAACGAACACTGGCCCTACGTGCACATGCACCCTCAGGAGACCGTCCAGGCGCACCAGGACCTCAATGGCCGCTGGCTGCTGCCGATCCACAACGGCACCTTCGATCTGGCCATGCATGCCTGGTACGAACCCTTCGAACGCGTGCTGCAACTGGCCGGCGAGCGCGGCATTGCGGTCACCACGCCGATGATGGGCGAGCGCATCGACATCGATTCCCCGCACTGGGGTGAGCACTGGTGGCGCGCCGTGGTCGCCGAAGAAGTCAGGGCAGCGACGCCGCGTGGCGCTTGCCGCTCCGTTCGGGAAAGCTGATCCGGATCGCTGGCCGGCTTGCAGCGTGAACCGCGCAGCGAGCCGACATCCATAGAAACGCCGATACGCCCGGTCTGCACACCGGGCAATACCGGTGCGCCAGCGGGTGTGGGCTGAACGAGCGCGAAAGATCAGGGGGATGCGTAGCGCCACTGTCCGCACGCTTTGGGACAGCGACGGGGCCCTGCCGGCTCGGCGCTGGCGCAATTGACCAGGGCGAGCGTCCCGGGCAGGACTCCCATGGGAAAGGAAAAAAAGCGACCGGACCCTGAGTGAGCACATATGGGGACAGCTCCGGCCGCGAGTCGTCATCATCGCGCAGCTCGATTAAGGTTTCCTTAGGAGCCGGCCCGCCAGCGCGCCGGGGTGGTTCCGGTGCGCGCCTTGAACAGACGGACGAAGAAGCTGACGTTCTCGTAGCCGACCTCGGCGGCGATCTCGCGCACCGCCAGCTGGGTCGCCAGCAGCAGCTTCTTCGCCTTGTCGATGCGTACCTGCTGCAGGTACAGATTGGGCGGCAGTCGCGTCGCCTCGCTGAAGCGGCGCTTGAAGGTGCGCGCGCTGACCCCGGCCTGGCGGGCCATGCGCTCGATGGTCAGGGGCTGCGCGTGATGGCTTTCGATCCAGTCCTGCACCTGCAGCACGGTCTCGTCGCAATGGTTGCGGTGGCCCGGCAGGATAGGTCCGAGAAGGTGCGGATCGGCCACCAGCAAATGGGTGGCACAGAGTTGCGCGAAGCGGTCGCCACGCTCCTGGGCAAGGATATCCAGCAGCGCGTCGAAGCAGCCATTGAGCGACCCGGTGCTGTACAGACCACCCTCCTGCAGGAAGGACTCACGCGCCACGAAGCGGCTTGCCGGGTACTGCAGGCCCAGCTGCCGCACGAAGGACCAGTGGGTGGCCAGCAGGCCGCCGTCCATCCGCCCGCTGGCGGCCAGCCAGGCGGCGCCGGTGGTCAGCGCCAGCACGCGGGCGCCTGCGTCGATCCGCTCGCCCAGCCAGCCAAGCGCCCGGATATCCGGCTCGAAATGCGCAAGACGCGGCCCCTCGATGGCCGGCAGGACGATCAGGGTTGCCTGCGCGACATCCGCCAACGTGCCATCCGGGGTGATGACATGGCCTCCCGCGGCGCACACCGGAGCGCCATCGACGGATACCAACCGCACCTCGAACGACTGCTCCATGCCGACGTGCAGCTCCAGCAGCGCAGCGATGCGGAAGAAGTCCGCCGCCGAAAACAGGCCCATCGCCCAGCAGCCTTCGTAGGCCAGAATCGCCACCTGTTTCACGCATCCCCCTGGCCCGATCGGACTATGCATGCGCCCGTCTGAACATCGCCGCGAGCGCCTGGCCGCAATACTATGGCCGAACGCAAAGCGAGTCAGCCCCGCCGCACAGGAGAGCGTCATGTCGTTGCCAATCAGCACCCGCGAACACTGGATCAGCACCGGCAAGGGCCAGCTGTTTGCCCAGTCCTGGACGCCCGCCGAAACCCACGGCGAACCGATCCTGCTGCTGCATGACTCCCTGGGCTGCGTGGCACTGTGGCGGGACTTCCCGGAGAACCTCGCGCGCGCCACCGGCCACCTGGTGATCGCCTATGACCGCCTCGGCTTCGGCCGCTCCGAGGGCTACCCCGGCGCCCTGCCCCTGGGCTTCATCGACGACGAGGCGCGGGAGAATTTCCCCGTGCTGCAACAGCACTTCGGCTTCGAGCGCTGCGTGGTGTTCGGCCACAGCGTCGGCGGCGCCATGGCGGTGGCCTGCGTGGCGCAGCACCCGCTGGCTTGCGCGGCGCTGATCACCGAATCGGCCCAGGCTTTCGTCGAACACCAGACCCGCGACGGCATCCGCGCCGCCGAGCAGGAGTTCGCCCGCGAGGGCCAACTGGAGCGTCTGCAGAAATACCACGGCGACAAGGCCTTCTGTGTACTTCGCGCCTGGGTCGACACCTGGCTGTCGGACGACTTCAGCGACTGGAACCTGGACGCAGAACTGGCCCTGGTGAAGTGCCCGATCCTCAGCCTGCACGGCGAGCAGGACGAATACGGCACGGCGGCGCACCCGGAGCGCTTCACCTCGGTGCCGGGCGTACCCACGGTGCTGAAGCTGCTTCCCGATTGCGGCCACGTTCCGCATCGCCAGCAGCAGGCGGCGGTACTCGCGGCGGTGAGCGATTTTCTCCGGCAGTTCGGCGGCGCAACGACGGGCTAGAACCGCCCCATCGAGCGATCAGCCAGCACGAGCCTGCCCATGAACCCGACCGGATTCGCCGCGCGGGTCGCTGCCATCGCGCGGCACGCTGTCGCCCTTCTCCGCACGCCACCTGTTACCCCAAAGAAAAAGCCCGACACGGTGGTCGGGCTTGTGGGTTTTAGTAGGTGGCCGGCGCTGGTCTCCGGCTTACAAGGTTTCTGAGGAATCTGGCGGAAGAGATTCAACCTCCCCGCTTCACGCGGCCTATGGGACAACTCTCGCGCTTGCAGCCGTGTACCCCGGGAACGTGCCCCACGTCTCCTTGCTATCCACTTGCGCATCAGTCTGCGTTCTCACCTACTGGATTGAGGTTAGCAAAAGTCCCGGCGTGTCGACCGGGACTTTTTAGATTGATTTTTTTCTTTAGCGTGATGGTCCGAGTGGAAAGGAACTATCCGACGGCGCCTGCCCAGACTTGCCGCTACCACCGATTGCAGGCGCTCGCCGCAGCCGATGTCAGAAGCGCTCATCCCTGATGGCCGGGAGCGTCAGTTCGCGCACGAACGAAGCGCCGGACAGTCGCAGCAACGCGTCGACCAGCGTGACCACATCATGCACGGGTATCTGGTGCCCTTCCCCCCGCGCCGCGGCATCGGCCAGCGGAGTGGACAGGGGATCGTCGGTGTTCAGGTAGCCCAGCTGCAGCACGGTCACCGCCAGGCCTTCGTCCCTGAAGCCTTCGCGCAGCGCATCGGCCATGCCGTTGAGGGCGAACTTGGAAGCGCCGAATGCCACTTCCGGGCGCCCGCTCTGGCGCAGGGCCGAGGTCGAACCCGTCAGGATCAGCTGCGGCCTGGCGGAGCCGAGCAACCTGGGAACCAGGCGCTTGAGCAGCAACAGCGTGGAAACGATGTTCACCTCGACCAGCCTGCCGATGGACTCGTCGCTATCGCTCAGGAACGCGTACTGCTCGCTGAACGCGTGCTCCTCCCAGATGCCGACGTTGCAGATCAGGACATCGAGTTCGGCAGGCGCTTCAGCCTCGATCAGCGCCACCGCTTCCGCTGGCCGGGCAAGGTCCGCTTCGATCCACTCAAGGCTTACCTCCGACGCAACCGCCAGACCTTCCGGCAGCCGGCGCGATACACCGATCACGCTGTCACCCGGCTTCCCGAGCCCCTCGACCAGGGCGCGGCCCAGTCCCCTGCTCGCTCCCACGACCATCATCTTCATGCTGTTCCTCCTTGCGCGTTGGGTTGCCCAGTTCAATTAACTCCAGTGAATGTTGAGGACAACGAAGTCCAGCAGCGTCCAGACGACCAGCGCCAGGTGAGTCAGTTGCAGCCCCTCCTGGCGTATCCAGTAGCCGAACCAGAGCCCGCCCAGCAGCATGGCGAACAGGAAGCCGAGGGCAGCGCTCAAGGCGAGATTCAGCCAGGGCCTGGCCGCTTCCAGGCCGTCGCCCAGCAGCAGACCGTAGCAACCCATCCAGGCCGCAAGCACCGCCACCGCCTGGATCAAGACGATGATGGTCAACGCCAGGCGATGCAGGGCGGGCGACGACACGGCGCGAATCCGCAACGGGCTATCGATCGCCGGCGGCAGGGCCAGCGGCGCCATGGACAGGGTCGCGCCCACCGCCTTGGTCGAGCTGGCGAAGGCATGCAGATTGTTGATCAGCGCGATGCTCAGCCACAGGCTGAATCCAAGGAAGCACGTGCTCTGGAAAATCATCAGTGAAGTCTGGGTATCCATTCCTGGTCCTTGTGGAGGCCTGTTGCCAATGCACTTACCCAAGCCGCCGAAGCGGACGGCGATGGGTAAGGCCGGACGGACTCTAAGACCTCAACCTAACTTGAGGTCAACAGACGGCAGGAGAAATGAACTGCCCTCCCCGCTACTCGCGCTTCGCAGGGGCGGCGGCGTACCGGCGGGAATCCCGTCCCGCCGGTCGAAGAACAGCACCGGTTGCTCGATGTGCGCCAGGCGGGCGGCAATAGAGTCTGGCTAGACCGGCTGGGCGCCGATCAACAGCTGCGCCGTCTGCAGGCAGCACTTCTCCGCCTTGCGGGCGCTGAAGGCCTTGTGGTCCAGCGCCCACTCCAGCCAGAAGCCATCGATCAGCGCGGTGATGATCAGCGCGCTGCCCTTGGCATCCAGGGCCAGTTCGCGCTCGGCGGCGATGGCCTTGAACACCGCCTCGAGCTCCTTGCGGTAGTCGGCGTAGAGCTTGCGATTGAGCTCGCGCAGTTGCTCGGAGGACACCGCCGCCCCCCAGAAGCCGAGCCAGGTGGTGAGGATGAATTCGTTGAAGATGCTGCCACGGAACGACGAGCGGATGATCGCGGTGAGGCGTTCCACGGGCGTCCCGCCCTTGGTCTCCAGGTGGCGGCGGGTCTCCTCGCGCAACTGGTTGGTCAGCTCCTGGTAGGTGGCGAGCATCAGCTCGTCCTTGCTGGAGAAGTGGTGGCCGATCAGCCCGACCGAAACCTCTGCTTCGTCGCAGATGCGCTCGATGGTGGTGCCGGCGTGGCCGAAGCGCGTGATGCAGCGCATGGTGGCTTCGACGATGGCCTTGCGCCGGGTCTCCGGGTCCACCCGGGTCCTGCGCTTGCGGGGCTTGTCGCCCGGACTGTCCACGCTCATAGCTGAATCCGCTTCCCTCACTGGAATGGCAAGCCCGCCCGGCGCGGGGCACCGGGCGGGCGGGGACGCCAATCTAGCAAGATTTGCCGGCGTGCGCAGGTGCCGTGGCGCGGCCTCAGGCCATGGCGCCGCTTTCCAGTCCCTGGTCGAGGCGACCGACCTGGCTGAGTTCCTGCTGGATATTCTGCGAGCGGCACAGCCACCAGTAAGCTAGCGCCGACACCGCCAGGCCGATCGGCATGCTGACATCGGCGCCGTCCAGTTGCCGCGCCACGTAGCCGGTGTACAGGCCGGTAGCGGAGAACGGCAGCATGACCACGAAGCCCACCAGGTAGGCGCCGATGCCGCGCCAGTTCCAGCGCCCGTAGAGTCCATCGGGCTTGAATATCTCGCGAATCGAGAAGCGGCCGTGGCGCACCACGTAGAAGTCCACCAGGTTGATCGCCGTCCAGGGCGTGAACAGGTACAGCAGGATCGCCAGGAAGTCGCCGAAATCCTTCACGAAGTTGTCCGAGGCGGTCATCGCGATGAAGATCGCCGCGCCGCCCACCGCCAGCATCGAGAGCACACGCTTGAGCAGGGTCGAGGTTTGGGTCTTCACGGTGTCGACGATGCTCAGCAGGGTGATCGATGCGCCGTAGAAGTTCTGCGCGGCGCTGGTCACCAGGCTGAGCACCGCGAGGATCAGGATGAACTCGCCGAAACCGTGGAACACCCTGTCACCCAGCAGCACCAGCCCCTTGGCAAGGTTCTGGCCGGGGCTCAGGGCGGCGGCCAGGGCACCGAGCAGCATCATCCACACGCCACCGATCATCGCGCCCAGGTAGGTCCACCAGAATGACGAACGCACGCTGACGTTCGGCGGCAGGTAGCGCGAGTAGTCCGATACATAGATCGCCCAGCTCAGCTGGTACGCGGCGGCAACGAAGAACTGCGCGAGGAAGGGCGTGGCCTTGAAGCCGCTGAGGGTCAGCTGCTCCTGCGGCAGCCTCACGTAGACGCACAGGCCGACGGTGAACACCGCCATCACCCCGATCAGCAGGAACGCCAGCCAGCGCTGCACCTTGTGGAAGGTGTTGTAGCCGGCGATGGCCATGACGATGGCCAGCAGCGAGAAGAGGATCGCCGACGGCTCCTGCGGGGCGTTGAACAGCTCGTGCAGGGTCTGCCCCACCAGCAACTGGTTGAAGGCGTTGTAGCCGACGTAGGTGACGATGGCCACCACGTACACCAGCAGCGCCCCCAGGTAGCCGAATTGCGGACGCGACTGGATCAGTTGCGGCAGGCCCATCTGCGGCCCCTGGGTGGAGTGCCCGGCCATGAACAGCGTGCCGAAGGCGCAACCGAGGAGGATGGCGATGGCCGACCACATCAGGTTGGCGCCCAGGCCGATGCCGATGATGCCCACTGCCAGGGTGGTCAGGTGCGCCTCGCCGCAGAACCAGATGGGCCACAGGTGCCACGCCTTGCCGTGACGCTCGGCAAGGGGCACGTAGTCGATGGAACGGGTTTCCAGATTCAGCCGTCCGTTGGCGGAGGCAGTCTTGGGAGCTGACATGGGGTTCGTACCTTTATTGATATTGTTGTGAGCACAGCAAGGTCGTCGCTTCCCGCGACTAGGCCCGTTCCTCGTCCAGGGCCTGTTGCAGCAGATACTCCAGGTCTTCGAGACTGCTTGGGCGCGGATTGGTCTGGCGCGCCGGGTCGCCCAGGGCCTTGCGCGCAATGGCCGGAATGTCGTCGCAGCGCAGGCCGAGGGCGGCCAGGGACACCGGAATGCCAAGGCTG harbors:
- a CDS encoding alpha/beta fold hydrolase, which produces MSLPISTREHWISTGKGQLFAQSWTPAETHGEPILLLHDSLGCVALWRDFPENLARATGHLVIAYDRLGFGRSEGYPGALPLGFIDDEARENFPVLQQHFGFERCVVFGHSVGGAMAVACVAQHPLACAALITESAQAFVEHQTRDGIRAAEQEFAREGQLERLQKYHGDKAFCVLRAWVDTWLSDDFSDWNLDAELALVKCPILSLHGEQDEYGTAAHPERFTSVPGVPTVLKLLPDCGHVPHRQQQAAVLAAVSDFLRQFGGATTG
- a CDS encoding helix-turn-helix transcriptional regulator, producing MNLSLADVAWHRSVGQLVESLDRPGFWPALARILDEYVPLDNWVALLFSDGRPYLFAESPYEGESPDPLFHDYIKGLYLLDPFYVANRERPGSGLFRLSEVAPERFRQTEYYRLYFDRNVKEDEVQYNVQLDDTRTLCLSLGSRRRFTVEQIALLELIRPWVAGLMRQRLFFEGAMVEQAPRQAPRWQGDLEAAMARLGTPLTARELDVIRLMLGGCSNKEVANKLDISAETVKVHRRHIYAKLNIKSQPELFALFLKAQADA
- a CDS encoding GlxA family transcriptional regulator is translated as MKQVAILAYEGCWAMGLFSAADFFRIAALLELHVGMEQSFEVRLVSVDGAPVCAAGGHVITPDGTLADVAQATLIVLPAIEGPRLAHFEPDIRALGWLGERIDAGARVLALTTGAAWLAASGRMDGGLLATHWSFVRQLGLQYPASRFVARESFLQEGGLYSTGSLNGCFDALLDILAQERGDRFAQLCATHLLVADPHLLGPILPGHRNHCDETVLQVQDWIESHHAQPLTIERMARQAGVSARTFKRRFSEATRLPPNLYLQQVRIDKAKKLLLATQLAVREIAAEVGYENVSFFVRLFKARTGTTPARWRAGS
- a CDS encoding polyamine ABC transporter substrate-binding protein; this translates as MKVPRLLALALASLIGAPLSGAWAADGPTVHLYNWYDFIAPETPKEFQQESGITPVLDVFDNAEVMQSKLMAGRTGYDVVVISGDVMPNLIKAGVLQELDRAKLPNWPHLDPEVLATLQKNDPGNRYGAPYLWGTTGIGYDVDKIHELFGDQAPVNTWDLIFKEENIAKLSQCGVAMLDSPTEIVSIALHYLGLPPNSQNPDDYRKAEELLLKIRPYVRYFDSSKFITDLANGNTCAVVGWEGGVFDARLTAERAGNGRKIAYSIPREGAPVWVESFVLLKDAPHPEQGLSFIDYMLRPQVIAKSSDYVGYPNANRDATTLVNAKLRDDPGAYPSKEVMATLFPLEPLPLKAERVRTRVWSKVKTGT
- the ampC gene encoding class C beta-lactamase, whose protein sequence is MRLTGLLTLSCSLTLSSIPPASAAMAPDFDAKVQKAAEAVMRENGITGLAIGVTDNGEQRFYNFGLASRENHQPVTSDTLFEVGSISKTFTVTLAAFAQAAGKLSLKDSPTHYMPELRGSALDKVSLINLATHTAGGFPLQIPDAVQTPEQLTQYYNDWQPQYLAGSQRTYANPSIALVGFATERALDMPFKTAMQRNVFAPLGLSNTHIEVPVTRQGYYAQGYDKDDAPVRINPDVLADVAYGVRTSSRDLLHFVEIQLGRVKLGEKLQAALDATRTGYYKVGPMTQDLIWEQYAYPPRLEELQQYNGSQMVQGSQPVTAIDPPLPPQQKVWVNKTGATAGFGAYVAFVPAKQRGIVLLANRNYPNDARVKLAWDILSRLQ
- a CDS encoding carbon-nitrogen hydrolase family protein: MKLELVQMTGRDGDTAHNLQRILKAIATCAPDTDLVVFHESQITGFLDAGNIAANAEPLDGPSVCAIAQAARDHEVAVVVGLIENDGGRFYNTTLFIAPEGILARYRKTHLWISEPGLVEPGDRYVTFPWRGVRIGLLICFDAEFPETARAMAELGAQLILVTDGNMEPYGHVHRTSIAARAQENQVFAVVVNRVGSGDDDLTFAGGSAAFDPFGHLLFEAGREECRHSVELDFTRLAAARELYDYQREKRFRLPGERIEHADGRRELLIP
- a CDS encoding RNA methyltransferase, with translation MHYTDLDQRLADLGALPLHRARMLRAWLQGRALDSGTKRQASEDFLPLTVRNGVADIAAELAQLARLHSRHPGADGSERLLVQLRDGQMVESVLLPRGGVCVSSQVGCAVGCLFCMTGKSGLLRQVSAMEILAQVVLARRIRAVNRVVFMGMGEPAHNLDNVLEAIDRLGTDGGIGHKNLVFSTVGDPRVFERLPQQRIKPALALSLHTSNAELREQLLPRAPKLSPDELVELGETYARQVGYPIQYQWTLLKGINDSQDELDGILRLLKGKFGVLNLIPFNSLEGDQYQRPDGERINEIVRYLHSRGVLTKVRNSAGQDVDGGCGQLRARATGLIATSRRRMPS
- a CDS encoding MBL fold metallo-hydrolase; translated protein: MPLQRAPIGDYSHSPQARGGRFHNLTPRPAQMPEPNAKVLWDVLFNKPKNTVPHAPVPVRALSRTELDYAPDRSLYRLGHSTLLLKLRGGWWLTDPVFSERASPLSFAGPRRFHAPPIALEDLPPIRGVILSHDHYDHLDRATIQVLTERAEVFITPLGVGDRLIDWGVPADKVKQLDWWQNIQVDGLCLTATPAQHFSGRGLRDGNRTLWCSWVIEDERLRIFFSGDTGYFDGFAEIGRRFGSFDLTLMETGAYNEHWPYVHMHPQETVQAHQDLNGRWLLPIHNGTFDLAMHAWYEPFERVLQLAGERGIAVTTPMMGERIDIDSPHWGEHWWRAVVAEEVRAATPRGACRSVRES